In Amycolatopsis coloradensis, one genomic interval encodes:
- a CDS encoding SGNH/GDSL hydrolase family protein translates to MRFTETDRLLFAGDSITDSSRDRTDPASLGKGYVRQIADFLGDGPEVINRGVNGNRIYDLEARWATDVLAARPTVLTVKIGINDTWRTFDRGLSSPIGKFRAAYTRLLAGAREHLPAELYVITPFLLPVEPGQREWLGDLAPRVEAAIDVATEFGARLVRADLFMPRAAAEHGAATLAPDGVHPSPLGHRLLAEAWLAAAGAPVEEARLT, encoded by the coding sequence GTGAGGTTCACCGAAACCGACAGGCTGCTCTTCGCCGGCGACTCCATCACCGACTCCAGCCGTGACCGCACCGATCCCGCGTCGCTGGGCAAGGGTTATGTCCGGCAGATCGCGGACTTCCTCGGTGACGGACCGGAGGTGATCAACAGAGGCGTCAACGGAAACCGGATCTACGACCTCGAAGCCCGGTGGGCCACCGACGTCCTCGCGGCGCGCCCCACGGTGCTGACGGTGAAGATCGGCATCAACGACACCTGGCGGACCTTCGATCGCGGCCTGTCGAGCCCGATCGGGAAGTTCCGTGCCGCCTACACCCGGCTGCTGGCCGGTGCGCGGGAGCACCTCCCGGCCGAGTTGTACGTGATCACGCCGTTCCTGCTGCCGGTGGAGCCGGGACAGCGGGAGTGGCTCGGTGATCTGGCGCCCCGCGTCGAAGCGGCGATCGACGTGGCGACCGAGTTCGGCGCGCGGCTGGTGCGCGCGGACCTGTTCATGCCGCGCGCGGCGGCCGAGCACGGGGCGGCGACGCTCGCCCCGGACGGCGTCCACCCCAGCCCGCTGGGTCACCGGTTACTCGCTGAAGCATGGCTCGCGGCGGCCGGTGCGCCGGTCGAGGAGGCCAGGCTCACTTAG